The Populus trichocarpa isolate Nisqually-1 chromosome 2, P.trichocarpa_v4.1, whole genome shotgun sequence genome has a window encoding:
- the LOC7467220 gene encoding probable rhamnogalacturonate lyase B isoform X1, producing the protein MSNQGVQLHIQERHVVMDNGILQVTLSKPEGIVTGIQYNGISNLLEVLNDESNRGYWDLVWSKEGSTGTTGTSDAIKGESFRVVVENEEQVEISFTRMWDPSLEGKLAPLNIDKRFIMLRNSSGFYSYAIYEHFKEWPAFNLPQTRIVFKLRKDKFHYMAVADNRQRCMPLPEDRLPKRGEPLAYPEAVLLVNPVEAEFKGEVDDKYQYSCENKDLQVHGWICFNPPVGFWQITPSNEFRSGGPLKQNLSSHVGPISLAMFLSAHYSGEDMVLKLKPGEPWKKVFGPVFIYLNTLLDDQNEPRWLWEDAKKQMLIEVQNWPYSFPASEDFPSSEQRGCVNGRLQVQDRFISDYCIPGNGACVGLAPPGDIGSWQRECKGYQFWTKADPEGYFSINDIRTGDYNLYAWIPGFIGDYRNDEVITITPGCDLDLGDVIYKPPRDGPTLWEIGIPNRSAAEFYVPDPDPKYINELYVNHPDRFRQYGLWERYADLYPDEDLVYTVGTSDYAKDWFFAQVTRKKDDNSYQGTTWQIKFKLDNVQNSGSYKLRLALATANVAELQVRINSLETNPWSTGVIGHDNTIMRHGIHGLYWLYNIEVPGSELVEEDNTIFLTQTMATSPFQGIMYDYIRLEGPPSSNSDN; encoded by the exons ATGTCAAACCAAGGGGTGCAGTTGCATATCCAAGAACGTCAT GTGGTGATGGATAATGGCATACTCCAAGTCACGTTATCCAAACCAGAGGGAATTGTCACTGGAATACAATATAATGGCATCAGCAATTTACTTGAAGTTCTCAATGATGAATCCAATAGAGG ATATTGGGATCTTGTATGGAGTAAAGAAGGAAGCACAGGAACCACAGGAACATCCGATGC GATTAAAGGAGAAAGTTTTAGAGTGGTGGTAGAAAATGAGGAACAAGTAGAAATCTCATTCACTAGAATGTGGGATCCTTCACTAGAGGGCAAGCTTGCTCCCCTGAACATAGACAAGAG GTTTATTATGCTTCGTAATTCCTCTGGCTTCTACTCCTATGCCATTTATGAGCACTTCAAGGAATGGCCCGCTTTCAACCTTCCCCAGACCAGGATTGTATTCAAGCTTAGGAAGGACAA GTTTCACTACATGGCAGTGGCCGATAACAGGCAAAGATGCATGCCATTACCAGAGGACCGGTTACCAAAAAGAGGCGAACCCCTTGCTTACCCTGAAGCCGTCCTACTTGTCAATCCTGTGGAGGCTGAATTCAAAGGAGAG GTGGATGATAAATACCAATACTCATGCGAAAATAAAGATCTTCAGGTTCATGGATGGATATGCTTCAACCCCCCCGTTGGATTCTGGCAAATCACACCCAGCAATGAGTTCCGATCTGGAGGACCTCTAAAGCAAAACCTTAGCTCTCATGTTGGTCCCATCAGTCTTGCT ATGTTTCTTAGTGCCCATTATTCAGGGGAGGATATGGTGCTGAAACTAAAACCGGGTGAGCCATGGAAGAAAGTTTTTGGCCCTGTTTTTATCTATCTCAATACTTTGTTGGATGATCAAAATGAACCACGTTGGCTATGGGAGGATGCCAAGAAACAG ATGTTAATTGAAGTTCAGAATTGGCCCTACAGTTTCCCAGCTTCAGAGGATTTTCCATCATCAGAACAACGTGGTTGCGTCAATGGTCGATTGCAAGTTCAAGACAG GTTTATTAGTGATTACTGTATACCAGGCAATGGTGCCTGTGTGGGGTTGGCACCTCCAGGAGATATTGGATCATGGCAAAGAGAATGCAAG GGCTATCAGTTCTGGACTAAGGCAGATCCAGAAGGATATTTTTCCATTAACGATATAAGAACTGGTGACTATAATCTTTATGCATGGATTCCTGGTTTTATTGGAGATTACCGAAATGATGAAGTTATTACCATAACACCAG GTTGTGATCTGGACTTGGGTGATGTTATATACAAGCCCCCGAGAGATGGCCCTACATTGTGGGAAATAGGCATACCGAACCGTTCTGCCGCAGAATTCTACGTTCCTGACCCCGATCCTAAGTATATCAATGAACTTTATGTCAATCACCCTGACAG gTTCAGGCAGTACGGATTATGGGAAAGGTATGCAGATTTATACCCTGATGAAGATTTGGTTTACACGGTTGGTACAAGTGACTACGCAAAAGATTGGTTCTTCGCTCAAGTTACAAG GAAGAAAGATGACAATTCATATCAAGGAACTACATGGCAGATCAAGTTCAAACTTGACAATGTACAAAACAGTGGATCATACAAACTACGATTAGCACTTGCAACTGCAAATGTTGCTGAATTGCAG GTTCGCATCAATAGTCTAGAAACAAATCCATGGTCAACTGGAGTAATTGGGCATGACAACACAATTATGAGACATGGAATTCATGGACTCTATTGGCTTTACAACATAGAAGTGCCAGGTTCTGAGCTCGTGGAAGAGGATAATACTATTTTCTTGACTCAAACTATGGCCACCAGCCCTTTCCAAGGAATCATGTATGACTACATACGTTTAGAAGGCCCCCCATCTTCTAATTCTGACAACTAA
- the LOC7467220 gene encoding probable rhamnogalacturonate lyase B isoform X3, whose amino-acid sequence MPFMSTSRNGPLSTFPRPGLYSSLGRTSFTTWQWPITGKDACHYQRTGYQKEANPLLTLKPSYLSILWRLNSKESFDCNEVQVDDKYQYSCENKDLQVHGWICFNPPVGFWQITPSNEFRSGGPLKQNLSSHVGPISLAMFLSAHYSGEDMVLKLKPGEPWKKVFGPVFIYLNTLLDDQNEPRWLWEDAKKQMLIEVQNWPYSFPASEDFPSSEQRGCVNGRLQVQDRFISDYCIPGNGACVGLAPPGDIGSWQRECKGYQFWTKADPEGYFSINDIRTGDYNLYAWIPGFIGDYRNDEVITITPGCDLDLGDVIYKPPRDGPTLWEIGIPNRSAAEFYVPDPDPKYINELYVNHPDRFRQYGLWERYADLYPDEDLVYTVGTSDYAKDWFFAQVTRKKDDNSYQGTTWQIKFKLDNVQNSGSYKLRLALATANVAELQVRINSLETNPWSTGVIGHDNTIMRHGIHGLYWLYNIEVPGSELVEEDNTIFLTQTMATSPFQGIMYDYIRLEGPPSSNSDN is encoded by the exons ATGCCATTTATGAGCACTTCAAGGAATGGCCCGCTTTCAACCTTCCCCAGACCAGGATTGTATTCAAGCTTAGGAAGGACAA GTTTCACTACATGGCAGTGGCCGATAACAGGCAAAGATGCATGCCATTACCAGAGGACCGGTTACCAAAAAGAGGCGAACCCCTTGCTTACCCTGAAGCCGTCCTACTTGTCAATCCTGTGGAGGCTGAATTCAAAGGAGAG TTTTGACTGTAATGAAGTGCAGGTGGATGATAAATACCAATACTCATGCGAAAATAAAGATCTTCAGGTTCATGGATGGATATGCTTCAACCCCCCCGTTGGATTCTGGCAAATCACACCCAGCAATGAGTTCCGATCTGGAGGACCTCTAAAGCAAAACCTTAGCTCTCATGTTGGTCCCATCAGTCTTGCT ATGTTTCTTAGTGCCCATTATTCAGGGGAGGATATGGTGCTGAAACTAAAACCGGGTGAGCCATGGAAGAAAGTTTTTGGCCCTGTTTTTATCTATCTCAATACTTTGTTGGATGATCAAAATGAACCACGTTGGCTATGGGAGGATGCCAAGAAACAG ATGTTAATTGAAGTTCAGAATTGGCCCTACAGTTTCCCAGCTTCAGAGGATTTTCCATCATCAGAACAACGTGGTTGCGTCAATGGTCGATTGCAAGTTCAAGACAG GTTTATTAGTGATTACTGTATACCAGGCAATGGTGCCTGTGTGGGGTTGGCACCTCCAGGAGATATTGGATCATGGCAAAGAGAATGCAAG GGCTATCAGTTCTGGACTAAGGCAGATCCAGAAGGATATTTTTCCATTAACGATATAAGAACTGGTGACTATAATCTTTATGCATGGATTCCTGGTTTTATTGGAGATTACCGAAATGATGAAGTTATTACCATAACACCAG GTTGTGATCTGGACTTGGGTGATGTTATATACAAGCCCCCGAGAGATGGCCCTACATTGTGGGAAATAGGCATACCGAACCGTTCTGCCGCAGAATTCTACGTTCCTGACCCCGATCCTAAGTATATCAATGAACTTTATGTCAATCACCCTGACAG gTTCAGGCAGTACGGATTATGGGAAAGGTATGCAGATTTATACCCTGATGAAGATTTGGTTTACACGGTTGGTACAAGTGACTACGCAAAAGATTGGTTCTTCGCTCAAGTTACAAG GAAGAAAGATGACAATTCATATCAAGGAACTACATGGCAGATCAAGTTCAAACTTGACAATGTACAAAACAGTGGATCATACAAACTACGATTAGCACTTGCAACTGCAAATGTTGCTGAATTGCAG GTTCGCATCAATAGTCTAGAAACAAATCCATGGTCAACTGGAGTAATTGGGCATGACAACACAATTATGAGACATGGAATTCATGGACTCTATTGGCTTTACAACATAGAAGTGCCAGGTTCTGAGCTCGTGGAAGAGGATAATACTATTTTCTTGACTCAAACTATGGCCACCAGCCCTTTCCAAGGAATCATGTATGACTACATACGTTTAGAAGGCCCCCCATCTTCTAATTCTGACAACTAA
- the LOC7467220 gene encoding probable rhamnogalacturonate lyase B isoform X2: MSNQGVQLHIQERHVVMDNGILQVTLSKPEGIVTGIQYNGISNLLEVLNDESNRGYWDLVWSKEGSTGTTGTSDAIKGESFRVVVENEEQVEISFTRMWDPSLEGKLAPLNIDKRFIMLRNSSGFYSYAIYEHFKEWPAFNLPQTRIVFKLRKDKFHYMAVADNRQRCMPLPEDRLPKRGEPLAYPEAVLLVNPVEAEFKGEVDDKYQYSCENKDLQVHGWICFNPPVGFWQITPSNEFRSGGPLKQNLSSHVGPISLAMFLSAHYSGEDMVLKLKPGEPWKKVFGPVFIYLNTLLDDQNEPRWLWEDAKKQMLIEVQNWPYSFPASEDFPSSEQRGCVNGRLQVQDSDYCIPGNGACVGLAPPGDIGSWQRECKGYQFWTKADPEGYFSINDIRTGDYNLYAWIPGFIGDYRNDEVITITPGCDLDLGDVIYKPPRDGPTLWEIGIPNRSAAEFYVPDPDPKYINELYVNHPDRFRQYGLWERYADLYPDEDLVYTVGTSDYAKDWFFAQVTRKKDDNSYQGTTWQIKFKLDNVQNSGSYKLRLALATANVAELQVRINSLETNPWSTGVIGHDNTIMRHGIHGLYWLYNIEVPGSELVEEDNTIFLTQTMATSPFQGIMYDYIRLEGPPSSNSDN, translated from the exons ATGTCAAACCAAGGGGTGCAGTTGCATATCCAAGAACGTCAT GTGGTGATGGATAATGGCATACTCCAAGTCACGTTATCCAAACCAGAGGGAATTGTCACTGGAATACAATATAATGGCATCAGCAATTTACTTGAAGTTCTCAATGATGAATCCAATAGAGG ATATTGGGATCTTGTATGGAGTAAAGAAGGAAGCACAGGAACCACAGGAACATCCGATGC GATTAAAGGAGAAAGTTTTAGAGTGGTGGTAGAAAATGAGGAACAAGTAGAAATCTCATTCACTAGAATGTGGGATCCTTCACTAGAGGGCAAGCTTGCTCCCCTGAACATAGACAAGAG GTTTATTATGCTTCGTAATTCCTCTGGCTTCTACTCCTATGCCATTTATGAGCACTTCAAGGAATGGCCCGCTTTCAACCTTCCCCAGACCAGGATTGTATTCAAGCTTAGGAAGGACAA GTTTCACTACATGGCAGTGGCCGATAACAGGCAAAGATGCATGCCATTACCAGAGGACCGGTTACCAAAAAGAGGCGAACCCCTTGCTTACCCTGAAGCCGTCCTACTTGTCAATCCTGTGGAGGCTGAATTCAAAGGAGAG GTGGATGATAAATACCAATACTCATGCGAAAATAAAGATCTTCAGGTTCATGGATGGATATGCTTCAACCCCCCCGTTGGATTCTGGCAAATCACACCCAGCAATGAGTTCCGATCTGGAGGACCTCTAAAGCAAAACCTTAGCTCTCATGTTGGTCCCATCAGTCTTGCT ATGTTTCTTAGTGCCCATTATTCAGGGGAGGATATGGTGCTGAAACTAAAACCGGGTGAGCCATGGAAGAAAGTTTTTGGCCCTGTTTTTATCTATCTCAATACTTTGTTGGATGATCAAAATGAACCACGTTGGCTATGGGAGGATGCCAAGAAACAG ATGTTAATTGAAGTTCAGAATTGGCCCTACAGTTTCCCAGCTTCAGAGGATTTTCCATCATCAGAACAACGTGGTTGCGTCAATGGTCGATTGCAAGTTCAAGACAG TGATTACTGTATACCAGGCAATGGTGCCTGTGTGGGGTTGGCACCTCCAGGAGATATTGGATCATGGCAAAGAGAATGCAAG GGCTATCAGTTCTGGACTAAGGCAGATCCAGAAGGATATTTTTCCATTAACGATATAAGAACTGGTGACTATAATCTTTATGCATGGATTCCTGGTTTTATTGGAGATTACCGAAATGATGAAGTTATTACCATAACACCAG GTTGTGATCTGGACTTGGGTGATGTTATATACAAGCCCCCGAGAGATGGCCCTACATTGTGGGAAATAGGCATACCGAACCGTTCTGCCGCAGAATTCTACGTTCCTGACCCCGATCCTAAGTATATCAATGAACTTTATGTCAATCACCCTGACAG gTTCAGGCAGTACGGATTATGGGAAAGGTATGCAGATTTATACCCTGATGAAGATTTGGTTTACACGGTTGGTACAAGTGACTACGCAAAAGATTGGTTCTTCGCTCAAGTTACAAG GAAGAAAGATGACAATTCATATCAAGGAACTACATGGCAGATCAAGTTCAAACTTGACAATGTACAAAACAGTGGATCATACAAACTACGATTAGCACTTGCAACTGCAAATGTTGCTGAATTGCAG GTTCGCATCAATAGTCTAGAAACAAATCCATGGTCAACTGGAGTAATTGGGCATGACAACACAATTATGAGACATGGAATTCATGGACTCTATTGGCTTTACAACATAGAAGTGCCAGGTTCTGAGCTCGTGGAAGAGGATAATACTATTTTCTTGACTCAAACTATGGCCACCAGCCCTTTCCAAGGAATCATGTATGACTACATACGTTTAGAAGGCCCCCCATCTTCTAATTCTGACAACTAA